A window of Synergistaceae bacterium genomic DNA:
AAAAACATATTAAGCATATTAACCATCCTTCTGATTACAGCTGCAACACCTGCTTTTTGCGAAATAACGCTCTCTGAGTTTTCAACATACAACTCCAAAATCGATGGATTTGAAGCAAAGATAGTGACCCCTATGATTAGAGGTCTGGCTGACAAAAAAATCGAAAATGAAATAAATAGCAACTTTAG
This region includes:
- a CDS encoding DUF4163 domain-containing protein — encoded protein: MKKNILSILTILLITAATPAFCEITLSEFSTYNSKIDGFEAKIVTPMIRGLADKKIENEINSNFRVKAKAAISEYENYVVEETNKSPKTEGHFALISDVIVKTNNEKILAFD